CGACCATCATCCCAAAATCCCGAAGGGATGAAATTATTGTAGAAAACCGGACAACGGCCCCATCCCAAATCCCGAAGGGATGGAATTATTGTAGAAAACCGGACACCGACCCCATCCCGAAAAAATACCAAAGGGGTGATATTATTGTATCCATCCAGACACCGCCCCCCCCCAAACGCCAAATCCCGAAGGGATGGAATTATTGTAGAAAATGGAACACCGCGAATTAATAGGGAATCCCGAAGGGATGACATTATTTTTTGTTTAGGTATAGACCCTAATATCAATACATATTAACTTTTGGTAAACCAATTGTAGCGTCTGTTTTATGATACATTAAATTAAATATTAATTATAATGCCCGGAACCTATTCTCAAATTTATCTTCAATACGTCTTTGCGGTCAAAGGCCGGGAAAACCTTTTGCTTAAACCATGGCGCGAGGATGTTTTCAAATATATCTCCGGAATCATTACTGCAAAGCAACAAAAATCGATCATTGTAAATGGGGTATCTGACCATGTTCATGTTTTCGCCGGCATAAAGCCATCAATGGGTATATCGGACCTCATTCGTGATATAAAAAACAATTCATCTAACTTTATTAATGATCAGAAGTTTACCGGCAGAAAGTTTTCCTGGCAGGAAGGGTATGGGGTTTTTTCTTATTCTCAGTCTCAAATCAAAAATGTGTATGAGTACATCGCAAGGCAGGAAGAGCACCATCGAAAGAGAACATTCAGAGAAGAGTATATCGGCCTTCTGAAAAAATTTGAGGTTGAATACAACGAAAAATATTTATTTGATTGGCTCGAATAGCCGATAGGTGTTCAACCCATCAATAATGTCACCCCTTCGGGGTTTATAGCGGGTCGGCGTTTGTTTTTGCTACAATTATGTCACCCCTTCGGGGTTTTTGTGGGGAATTTGCTTTCAAAATGCAAAGTGCCTTACGACGCGCTGGTTTGGGCTGTGAACCTTTGCAGGGCGATTAATTGGTTGGCGTTTGGGTTTGCCGCAATTCGGTCGTATGTGAGATTTTTACAGAGATGGTGAGCCAAAATGCGAAGAGCACTTTGCTGGTTTAAAATTACTTATCACAAAATCCCGAAGGGATGGCACTGTTTTAGCCATCCAGGCACCGACCATCATCCCAAAATCCCGAAGAGATGGCATTATTGTAGAAAACCGGACAACCACCCCAACGTAAAACCCCGAAGGGGTGGCATTATTCTAGCATGGACCTGCTGACCGTGATGCTCTCGGAATTTCCCCCAAATAAAAAAAGAGCGGGCATAACCGGACAGCCGGGTTCCTGTGCTGCGGGTACGGAAACAAGCTTGGGTTGTACGGATAGCGCTTGCCCTGAAAATCCGGCTTTCCAACGCGCTTTGCTTTGTCCTATATTCAGGTTTTTCTTTTAAATCCTAACTACGCTTTTGGTATGAAAAAATGCTTGCTGGTTTTGTTGTTTTGGGGGATGGCATTTGGGTCGGCCACCTATTCGGGAATGGTTTCGGAAGCTGCGGCGCAGGTGACGCCCGCGCCGGATAGGGCCGAGGGAGAAGGTGAAGGCCCGTTCACGCGGCTGATTATTCGTGGAGGCACGCTCATCAGCGGGACCGGGGCACCGCCGACGGGGCCGGTCGATATCGTGATCGAGGGCAACCGTATCGTCAATATTGTGAATGTGGGCTTTCCCGGTGTGCCCATTCAGGAAAACCGCAGGCCTGCCGCCGATGACAATACCCGCGAGCTTGATGCTGAGGGGCTGTTTATTCTGCCTGGTTTCGTGGATATGCATGGTCACATGGGCGGGGCCGCGCAGGGCACGCCCGCGGAATATGTGTTCAAGCTGTGGATGGCGCATGGTATCACGACGGTGCGTGATCCGGGCAGCTATAACGGTCTCGAGTGGTCGCTGTCGCATAAGGAGCGCAGTGCCCGCAACGAAATCGTGGCGCCGCGGCTGCACGTGTACCTGAGCTTCGGGCGCGGGCATCAGGGGCCAATCACGATGCCGGAGCAGGCGCGTAACTGGGTGCGCGATCTCGCGCGACAGGGCGGGGACGGCATCAAGTTTTTCGGGCTGCGTCCGGATCTGATGGAGGCCGCTCTGAACGAGGCTGCGCGGCACGGACTCGGCTCCGCGGCCCATCACGCGCAGCTGAATGTCGCCTGGATGAACGTGCTCGACTCCTCCGCCCTGGGCCTCACGACCATGGAGCACTGGTACGGCCTGCCCGAAGCCCTGTTTTCGGACCGCACGGTGCAGCACTACCGCCTCGACTACAACTACATGAATGAACAGCACCGCTTCGAAGAAGCCGGTCGCCTTTGGGCGCAGGCCTCCGGTCCCGGTACGCCCCGCTACGAATACGTGATGCAGACCCTGCTCGAGCGCGATTTCACCATGGTGCCGACCTTCAACATCTACGACGCCAATCGCGACCTCATGCGCGCCTACACCGCCGAATGGCACCGCGACTATACCCTGCCCTCGCTCTGGGAGTTCTTCCAGCCGAGCCGCATAGCGCACGGCTCCTACTGGTTCAGCTGGGGCATCGAGCAGGAGGTGCTCTGGAAGGACAACTACCGCCGCTGGATGGCTTTCGTGAACGACTACAAAAACCGCGGCGGACGCGTAGCCGCGGGCTCCGACTCCGGCTACATTTTCCAGATTTACGGCTTCGGATTTGTCCGGGAGCTTGAGATGCTGCGGGAGGCGGGCTTTCATCCGCTGGAGGTGCTGCAATCGGGCTCGCTGAAAGGTGCGGAAGCCCTCGGCATGGCCGCCGAAATCGGAACCGTCGAGCCCGGCAAGCTCGCCGATCTCGTGCTCGTTGACGGCAATCCGATCGAAGACCTCAAGGTGCTCTACGGTACCGGCGTGCTCCGCCTCAACGCCGATAACGTGCCAGTCCGCGCGGGAGGCGTGCGCTACACCATCAAAGACGGGATCATCTACGATGCCCGCGCCCTGCTGCGGGATGTCCGCGAGATGGTGCGGCAGGAAAAAGACCGCACGGGGTATGAGATTTACTTGCCCGGCACGCGCTGATGGAACGCGGATTTTTGGGATTGGGCGGATTTGCACGGACTATTGTCCATGTTGTAAGGGCAGACACGCAGGTCCGTCCCTACAACACTTACATTCTAATCCGTCAAAATTCTTGAAATCCGCGTTCTATTTTCGTCAAACGAGCAAAAAAGCAAGGTGCTATGAGACCGATTTGGGAGGTGTGGAACCAGCACTGCAGCCAGGTACTGTGTCAAAAGTCAAGTCATTTTTTTTGTTTTTAGCCTTCAAAAAAAAGCCATCTCCAGTTCCGGAATGGTCGTATCAACACCGGTATCGCCCTTAGGCGATGCCGCGCTGGCGCTCAGGCCGGCCGGCCTGAGCGCCAGCGCGGCATCAAAGGCCTCGTTTTTCTTCCACAAATGGTACATCAGGCACAATAACTTCTTCTGCAAGGCCACATTTGCCTTCATTGATATCCCGTGCCGGCTGAATAACCGGTCATAATAGTTGTAACTCAACTTTCGCACTTCGACAAAAACGGCGCCTAAGTAGCTATTAATTATACACATAAAAATAGGACAAGCCTTCGATTTTTCTTATATTGTGTTTTTCGCTAAACCAATTAAAATCAATCTAAAAGACCTGTCCTATGCTTGATAAGTTAACACTTTCTTCGGTAATAAACACCCCTTGGGTTCTTGCGTGGTTCAAAAAGTTTTGTGACAGCAAACAACTCAAGCAAGCAGGGTTCTACAAGCGTGCCGGCATGGGGATTGCTCAGTTGCTCCACCTTTTGGTCGTACTACCCATGACCCACCTAAAGGTTTATACTTTCAGTGGTGACTCCCTGCCCGTGGCCGGTCGTGATGCGTTCTACCGCTTGTTAAGCAACACCAGCTATGACTGGCGCATGCTATTGTTATCTATTGCCCTGAAGATGACCCGTCATTTTGATACCCTCACTGATGATGATCAGCCCCGCTATCTTATTTTCGACGATACCGGCTACAAGCGCGATCGCAGTAAATGTGTTGAATATCTGGGTCGTCAACATGATCACAGCCATGGCAGGTATTTCCGCGGCTTTAGGATGCTCACCGCGGTCTGGAGCGACGGACATAGCTGCCTGCCCTTGGGTTTCGAACTGCTTACCAATGAGGACGCCGACAAACGTATCGGTCCGGATCCTAAAGTTGACAAGCGCACCAATGGCGGCAAACGCGTGATCGCGGCCACGCAAAAGGCCACCGATCTGACCATCACCATGGCCCAAAGCGCATATAATCATAAGTTTAAGATGGATTATGTGCTTTTTGACAGTTGGTTCGCATTTCCCCAAGTGATCAAGGAAGTGGCCAAACATACACCTGTAATCTGCCGGGGCAAGAACACAGCGGCATTGAAATTCAAGCACCAGCAAAAAATATACAGTGTTGAAAGCCTGCCTTTAATATTCAAGAAAGGCGGACAGACCTTCAAAAATCCTGACATTATCGGCAGTGCAGTCGTTGAGTTGCTAAATACGAATCTGAAAGTCCGTGTGGTAGTGGTTACCAACAGACATGACCCCGACAAGAAGATTGTCTTTATTTCCACTGATACGCAGCTAAGCGCCGATGAAATCTGCTGCATTTACGCCCGCAGATGGGACATCGAGGTGTGCTTTAAAGCCATTAAACAGCACTTGGGACTGTACTGCATGCAGATGCGCGACTATAGCGGTCTGATCGGTTGCTGCAGCGTTGTTATCATCAGATATCTTATGCTGGCCTATTATCATCGCGGCTGCATCGATGACAGGACGTTACCAGGGATGTTTTATGCCTGTGTTCAGCAGCTGCAGGCAGCAACCATAGAAGCCTGTATCGAAATACTGCGAGTGAAATTTAAAGAGTTCGCCGAATCTAAACAGGCCCAGCTTGTAAGCAATGTACTGGTTGAGTTTCTTCAGATGTTTGAAAACTTCAAATCCGAGATTATGGCCCAATTTGAACCGATTTTTAAGCTAAATTTGAAGTGCGAAAGTTGAGTTGTAATAGGGCTGCCGCTTGTGCGACAAAATATTGCCCACCGGCATATACATCGCTGCCCTGATGCGCGCATTGCCCTGTTTCGACATTTTTCTCTTGCCTTTGTGTTTGCCTGACTCCTTAACCACTATATCGTAACCCGCATAGCTGATCAGCTGGCTTCTTGACGTAAAGTATTCAAAGCCCAGCGTCTCTGCCAGCACCGTGGAGATTGTAATCAAACCTATCGACGGAATCGACTTCAGCTTATCCACCTTTTCTTCGATCTCCGGATCCGAATCCAGATGCCTGGTGATCAGCTTTTCAAGCTTGGTGATCTGTTTATCCAAGGCAGCGATGGTTTGCTGGACAATCTTGCGCGTATCTTTGATAGCGTAAGCGCTGTAATTGAGAGCGTGAAGCTGGTTTTTGAGCTGGGTCCGCTGTTCTACCAACGCGCCACGGGTACGCGTGAGCTGACGCAGCTCGCTCCAATAGGGTTTAATGCCCCGCCATAGCTGCAGCTTCTTGCGCGCACCCATCAGGGCTAGCCCGCGGGCATCAATACGGTCGGTTTTGTTCTTGAATCCCTCAGACTCATTGAATCTACGCGCCTGACTGGGTAAAACCACGCTTAATGCCCATTCGGGGTGGTTATCAAACAGGTGCAGGGCAACCCGCTCGTAATACACACCGGTGGCTTCCATGGTGATGCGCACCGGTGCAGGCTGTTTGGACTCCCATTTGGTGACCCAGCTGACAAACTTGGGCAGCTCTGCCTGGGTGTTGTTAAACTTTCTGGAGGAGCGTACACGCTCGGTCTGTTCAACAGGGTTATACTCGAGGATGCAGGCCTTGAAGTCGTCTTTTGAGATATCTATGCCAATGGAATAAAACATGACTAATCAATAGTTTAGTGGTGTGTTATTTGCATCCGAAGCAGGATCCTGTCGCATGAATTTCACTCATGAATGGTAGCTTTAGAAACGGGTCTAAGCTCTAGGTACTGTTGTCTTTCAACGCCAGGATACAAGTCTGGTTATGCCTGGCGTGGTTCATCCGGTTAAACCGGTGATTGTGATGCTCCGAGGGTGCCAGACTTGCTCCTATTTCGGTTGTTTGGTTTCTAATCTAACACTTGCCCGATTAGACGCCAATTTGAATCAAAATTAACATATGAGTGATGCTCTCGGTGTTTCCCCCCAAAAATAAAAATGTGCCCCCAACCCGGTGCTTTGGGCTTCGGCCCGGAAAGCGGGTTTAGTTCTGCGGGGACTTGCCGGCGTTTTTGGAGTTATTCGCTGCGGTGTGCTGGCGGGGGGAGGTTGAGCCGGGTTTCGCTTTCGTTGGCCTGTTTCACGGTTTCGCGGATGATGGCATCAAGCTCCTTAATTTCGCTCCTTAAATACCCGATAATGTCGTTTAGCTCCGCATGTGATTTCGGACTTACATCGTCAAAATAATTACAAATGCCCAGGATGTTGGCCACAGGGCGGCGCAGCTCATGGGATTGCTGCCACGCGATCTGGCGAAAGGTCTCATTTTGTTTGAGGATAATATCCTGCCGCTTTTTGAGCTCGGTGACATCCTGCATGATCACAATGATGAATTTTTGGCCGCCCGCGGTGAAAGTGTTCAGGCTTGCGTTGACCACAATGAGCTGACCTGCTTTGTTCAGGGTAGGCAGGAAAGATTCCATGCGGGTGTTTTTGCCGCCGGCCCGGAGGTACGTTTGCTGCTTTGCCCTGTGATTTTTCCGGAGCTCTTTCGGAATCAGGAATTCCATGCGGCGGTTGAGCACTTCTTCTTCGGTGTAGCCGTACACCTTTTCGAATTTATTGTTTACAAACTGAATGCGGAAATCTTCACAAAAGATGAGCATGGGGTCGGGAATAGCTTCAATGGTCTGCTGCAGTTTGTGTTCGCTTTCTTCAAGGAGGTTGCGGGAGTTCTGCAGCTGCTGCTCATTCTGAACGCGTTCGCTTACATCGTGCAGGTAGCCGTTCCAGACAGTGCTGCCGTCGTTATCCCGGTAAGGTGTGGATTTGGCTTCGATCCATACTATCTGCCCGGATTTATTTTTGATCCGGAAGGTTTGTTCCCAGTTAGTGAGGGTTTTGGCAGAGTCGAGAATCGAGGTGAAGATCCGTTTTTGATCGTCTGCGTGGATGTTGCTAAAGGCTGCGGATGCGTTGGACTGGATTTGCTCAGGGATGACATCAAAGAGTTTTGTGAGGCCCTCACTGGCAAAAGTGAAATGCATGCTGCGATCCGGGAGCATGCGGAACTGATAAATAACACCGGGTACATTCCGGCTTACCTGTTCCTGGTATTTGGCAAATTTCTGACGCTCCTGTGTTGCCCGAACCCGTAAGCTGACATCGCGCACAAGCATTAGTGCAGTGTCGCTTTGTAAGGGGGAAATGCTGGCGTCGAAATAGTTGGTTTGCTGACCATCTTCGACTGAGAAGGAGACTTGCCCGTTTTTTTTCTCATTAATCGCAGCCTTTATCTGAAGCAGCAGCATGGCAGCGGTTTCTTTTGTGAAAATATGATGCAGAAACTGCGTGGTAAGTCCGGCTGTGTCTTTTTTTCCCTGAAGCTGAATATCGGTGATACTGCCGTCGCTGCGCACAACGTACAGGTCATCGGGCAGATTGGTAAGGAGGGCGCGGCGGTATTCTTCTGCCTTTTTTCGTTCATCAATATTGGTGGTATTCAGGGTGAAGCCTACGACCTCTTTCCGGGCGCCATAAACGGGATAGTACCGGAACTGAAACCAAAAGCCGTTGATGTTTTTGTCTTTTTTTATGGTTTTGCCAGCCAGAGCTTTTGCAGCGTCCTGTTTAAATTCCTGGAGATTTTCGGGTAGCACAAAGTCATAAATGTTACAGCC
This genomic stretch from Cyclonatronum proteinivorum harbors:
- the tnpA gene encoding IS200/IS605 family transposase — protein: MPGTYSQIYLQYVFAVKGRENLLLKPWREDVFKYISGIITAKQQKSIIVNGVSDHVHVFAGIKPSMGISDLIRDIKNNSSNFINDQKFTGRKFSWQEGYGVFSYSQSQIKNVYEYIARQEEHHRKRTFREEYIGLLKKFEVEYNEKYLFDWLE
- a CDS encoding amidohydrolase family protein, yielding MKKCLLVLLFWGMAFGSATYSGMVSEAAAQVTPAPDRAEGEGEGPFTRLIIRGGTLISGTGAPPTGPVDIVIEGNRIVNIVNVGFPGVPIQENRRPAADDNTRELDAEGLFILPGFVDMHGHMGGAAQGTPAEYVFKLWMAHGITTVRDPGSYNGLEWSLSHKERSARNEIVAPRLHVYLSFGRGHQGPITMPEQARNWVRDLARQGGDGIKFFGLRPDLMEAALNEAARHGLGSAAHHAQLNVAWMNVLDSSALGLTTMEHWYGLPEALFSDRTVQHYRLDYNYMNEQHRFEEAGRLWAQASGPGTPRYEYVMQTLLERDFTMVPTFNIYDANRDLMRAYTAEWHRDYTLPSLWEFFQPSRIAHGSYWFSWGIEQEVLWKDNYRRWMAFVNDYKNRGGRVAAGSDSGYIFQIYGFGFVRELEMLREAGFHPLEVLQSGSLKGAEALGMAAEIGTVEPGKLADLVLVDGNPIEDLKVLYGTGVLRLNADNVPVRAGGVRYTIKDGIIYDARALLRDVREMVRQEKDRTGYEIYLPGTR
- a CDS encoding IS4 family transposase, coding for MLDKLTLSSVINTPWVLAWFKKFCDSKQLKQAGFYKRAGMGIAQLLHLLVVLPMTHLKVYTFSGDSLPVAGRDAFYRLLSNTSYDWRMLLLSIALKMTRHFDTLTDDDQPRYLIFDDTGYKRDRSKCVEYLGRQHDHSHGRYFRGFRMLTAVWSDGHSCLPLGFELLTNEDADKRIGPDPKVDKRTNGGKRVIAATQKATDLTITMAQSAYNHKFKMDYVLFDSWFAFPQVIKEVAKHTPVICRGKNTAALKFKHQQKIYSVESLPLIFKKGGQTFKNPDIIGSAVVELLNTNLKVRVVVVTNRHDPDKKIVFISTDTQLSADEICCIYARRWDIEVCFKAIKQHLGLYCMQMRDYSGLIGCCSVVIIRYLMLAYYHRGCIDDRTLPGMFYACVQQLQAATIEACIEILRVKFKEFAESKQAQLVSNVLVEFLQMFENFKSEIMAQFEPIFKLNLKCES
- a CDS encoding IS110 family RNA-guided transposase; the protein is MFYSIGIDISKDDFKACILEYNPVEQTERVRSSRKFNNTQAELPKFVSWVTKWESKQPAPVRITMEATGVYYERVALHLFDNHPEWALSVVLPSQARRFNESEGFKNKTDRIDARGLALMGARKKLQLWRGIKPYWSELRQLTRTRGALVEQRTQLKNQLHALNYSAYAIKDTRKIVQQTIAALDKQITKLEKLITRHLDSDPEIEEKVDKLKSIPSIGLITISTVLAETLGFEYFTSRSQLISYAGYDIVVKESGKHKGKRKMSKQGNARIRAAMYMPVGNILSHKRQPYYNSTFALQI
- a CDS encoding PAS domain S-box protein, whose translation is MSKKPSSLAEYVPHVLRNSGTYSVLATDMQGNIMYVNPCYNNRFARVRDMRGGLNFSDTIHPEDSAMTLEAAVSCMAHPDQPVTLMLRKPGPDTDSWILTRWEFSLIQDAEQNPLGILAVGHDATKEEENRKETEDTKVRLEAILNSTSDGHILVGRDFKLQSFNKAAALAAQQVFGKPLYNGCNIYDFVLPENLQEFKQDAAKALAGKTIKKDKNINGFWFQFRYYPVYGARKEVVGFTLNTTNIDERKKAEEYRRALLTNLPDDLYVVRSDGSITDIQLQGKKDTAGLTTQFLHHIFTKETAAMLLLQIKAAINEKKNGQVSFSVEDGQQTNYFDASISPLQSDTALMLVRDVSLRVRATQERQKFAKYQEQVSRNVPGVIYQFRMLPDRSMHFTFASEGLTKLFDVIPEQIQSNASAAFSNIHADDQKRIFTSILDSAKTLTNWEQTFRIKNKSGQIVWIEAKSTPYRDNDGSTVWNGYLHDVSERVQNEQQLQNSRNLLEESEHKLQQTIEAIPDPMLIFCEDFRIQFVNNKFEKVYGYTEEEVLNRRMEFLIPKELRKNHRAKQQTYLRAGGKNTRMESFLPTLNKAGQLIVVNASLNTFTAGGQKFIIVIMQDVTELKKRQDIILKQNETFRQIAWQQSHELRRPVANILGICNYFDDVSPKSHAELNDIIGYLRSEIKELDAIIRETVKQANESETRLNLPPPAHRSE